Part of the Mangifera indica cultivar Alphonso chromosome 4, CATAS_Mindica_2.1, whole genome shotgun sequence genome, TTACAgtcaagagtaaaattattgtctagagaattttatttaaacaaacaaaaattgattttccctcttttagttttaaaaatttataatttttctattaatttatttaaataaacaaaaattaattttttttaagttttaaaaactaatgttttcttctatcttaattttaaaaaaaataatctttcacctttattatatatgatttttaggcttttatattttagaatgaacaACCGCccccttaaattttgaaatattacatttacatcccaaaaacttaattttttcttttcaacgaTTGTTCTTTCAAAAGTTCCTCCCAGACGACATCTCCCTTCCCTCTCTAGTGGTTTTCTAACATAAAAACCATCAAAAATCTAACTAAAAATCACTAGGGAGAGAGAAGAGTTGTTACTAGAGAGGAACGTTGAAAAGAATGATCATcgaaaagatgaaataaaatttttgaggtaTAAGTGTAATGTTTTAACGTCTGAAGGGGGcaactatttattttaaaatataaaactctaaaaactatttataacgaaagtgaaagattaattttttaaaattaagatatgaaaaaaatagttagctttaaaactaaaggaaaaaaagaaattgatttttgtttgttcaaataaaaactttaaattacagttttatctctaattataataattaaaattaacgaatgaataagtgtttgagtatttgaaaattagggttttactatgcttaggtgggaataagcctTTCGGCCTCTCTTCAAATCGACTTATATTTTTAAGGGCTTAGCCCAGCCCATGTCAGGCCGACCACAAATGATCAATCTTCTTGCTCTTTCACTTCATCCTCTAAAATTAATACCGAAGTTTCAACGTAATCTGAAGAGCTACAGCAGCCTCAATAACAACAAAACATGGTTGGTACGTTCTATTATTCTtcctaaataattttttgttaaatcgatttttTGCTGTAATTTTTTGactaaatattgtttttttctggGTTTAGGGACTCAATCGGAGAGAGATGACAAGGTCTCGTTGGAACTCagtgaagagattcttcaaagCATGGAAGTGGGCATGGCGTTCAGAGATTATGTAAGTATTTCCCAGTTCGTGATGTCGTTTTTCCGTCGTTTGGGTTTAATTTCAGTGGGGGGATTCTAACTTGTAATTGTGATTATTAACAGATTGGGAGAATCAGCTCAATGGACTTTCATAAAACTTCAGGTTTCTTGGTGACTGCTAGTGATGATGAATCCATTCGTCTGTATGATGTTAGCACTGCTACGTAAGCTACTACTTTGGTTCTAAGATTTCAATGTGTTAGGTAGGTCATTTTATGATATTGGAGTGGTAATGTTTCTGGAAAGCCTTGTGTTTTTTTGGCTGGAAACGTCAAACTCTTAATCTAGTGATGCTATAATAATGACTAAAATGGCAATTGTTGATGAATTATTGACAAATATGTTGATTATTACTCATATGGAGATGCATGTTATACTGAGATGTGTAATGCCACTAAAAGAGACTATTGTCCTGTAAGGTTATTGAGATTTTCTCTTGCTAATGTAGCAagttccatatatatatatttgatgtcttTCGGAAAATTAAGTGTTTTGTAAAAGACGGTGAAGAGTAATGCTTCTGTTATGCAAGTATCTAAACGTACAATGTGAGAATTCTCCTATTGGGTGCTCCTTAAGACTACTTAAGGCTCTTATCGAAATGTGTTTGCTGAAAAACAATTAGAAATTgctctttattttcattttaatgctACAAAGTGATGTTTGATTAGCCAAAATTCTACAAAATAGATGCAGAATTggttttggttatttttaagtACTTTTGATCAATGGGAAAAGCATCCTAACACAGCCATTGTTTTATTGGTTTTGGCATGTTTTGATGAGAGCTCTATTTGGTTTTCAGATGTTTGAAGACTATTAATAGCAAAAAGTATGGGGTGGATCTTGTTTGCTTCACTGCCCAGCCTACAACAGTAATATACTCATCAAAAAATGGTTGGGATGGTATGTTTATCAGAACATATGTGTTTATGTCTTAATTGGCTAGTCTGGAACACTTATTTAGATGGTCCATTTAATCAGAATCCTTGCGACTTCTTTCCTTGCATGACAACAAGTACTTGCGGTATTTCAAAGGTCACCATGACAGGTCTGATTTCTCATATATGTAGCATGTCAATTACTTTAAAGTAACTTCTTCTGTTGAACATAATGTCAACTGATATTGTCTGGATATCTATTTTCATGCTTCTAGGGTTGTTTCACTTAGCTTGTGCTCCCGCAAAGAGTGCTTTATCTCAGGTTCTCTGGATCGAACAGTTTTGCTTTGGGATCAACGGGCTGAGAAGTGTCAGGTAGTTTTTGTGGCTCTGTTGTTACAttactaaatttatattaattttcattgaaTTCATGATCTATCATTTGTATATCAGGGTCTTTTACGCGTGCAAGGAAGGCCTGCTACAGCATATGATGATCAAGGGCTTGTCTTTGCTGTAGCTTTTGGAGGATACATAAGAATGTTTGATGCTCGAAAGTATGAGAAGgttgaaaattgatatataagaGCATTTGGGATGTTTAAGCATCTACTTTGTCttctaataaaaaagattattttagctAGCGCTTGTATCTCACAGTTGAAATGTTTTCAGGGTCCTTTTGAAATCTTCTCTGTTGGTGGAGATGTATCAGATGCAAATGTTGTGCAGTTCAGCAATGATGGGAGACTTATGCTTCTAACAACTATGGGTGGACATATTCATGTGCTTGATTCTTTCCGTGGCACACTTGTGAGTTCTTTTTATTCCTTTGGTACTTTATGTATTTTGCTTCAATTCTCCCTTTATTTCATTGATGAAATCTGAAGTTGGTAGTCTGTTGccagaaattttgatttattttgttggTTTCTGCTGTTTTAGTTGTCTACATACAATGTGAAGCCAGTTTCGAGCAATTCCACATTGGAGGCATCTTTCAGCCCTGAGGGAATGTTTGTTGTATCAGGTAGTATTTCTGTTCAATTTTTAGGAGACATTAATTGaagataatttagtttgaatatttcCTTCTAGGTTCCTTAATACTCTATAGTATGCTCATTGCACTTATACTATATTTAGTTCGCCCATAAATCCTTGCAGTCTTATTGGCGTTAAAAATCACACATGAATTGAAATGTGGAGCTGCACACATGTTATTATGGAGctttcttattatatttatattcaggAGTCCTCTTTTAAACCCATCCTACCATTCCAAATCCAACCACAAGCATTAGAATGTCAAAATAAGATCATGGTAGACCAGAGGCACTTCCTTTTTAATATTACAACATCCACCCTACACTAAGCACGAACATAAATTGATTAGCTGctgatttatttttgtaaatctGACTTTCTTGGTTTTCTCAGGTTCTGGTGATGGTAGTGTTTATGCATGGAGTGTGCGGAGTGGGAAAGAAGTATGATAAGACAATTCCTTGATTCTCTTGCCTCTTCAACTTAATTCTATGCTACTGTCATTCGTAACATCTGTTCCTTTTGTTCCCCGCCCAGGTTGCAAGTTGGATGAGTACTGAAAATGAGCCTCCTGTCATAAAATGGGCGCCTGGAAATCTAATGTTTGCTACTGGTTCATCAGAGCTATCATTTTGGATTCCTGATTTATCTAAATTGGGAGCTTATGTTGGAAGGAAGTAATATCAAGCATAATTGGTGATAGTTAAATCGTACAACAGCCTGACAGACCTTGTATGTGTTCTCTTTTTTTGCAGAACTCTGTTGAGGTAACATGTGTACAGGAACTTCAGTAATTGCTGAAAGAAGAATTTTTCTGTAGAATGCTATTATAAGTTCAACATTTAATGTAAGGAACATTTTACCATGTATCTTTTGATGTATGCATTTATGTATTGTTAACTTTTTGGCATGAAAGCCCCTTATTTAGGTTTTCCAAGAATTATTTGAACTGTTATGTTACTAGTCCGATGGCATTACTAGAGTCACTGGATTGGTGTCATTAACCTAGTACTTTTTATTCTCTCCTTCTCCCTTTCTCTATTAGTTGAACTGTTGAATTTCAGAAATAAAGGGATGGACAAAATGTAGTTTTAAGCCTGTTGACTTAAATGAGGAGCAAACTGTAAATTTTGTAACTTGTAGGATCCCATAGTTTTGTAAAAAGTAAGGGTGCAAAAAATTTAAcgttttgatatacaatttagatTGATTTTAACTTAATGATCGGTAGTATGTCTTGTGTGGTTGGAAATGTATGGTGACACATAATCCTAAGGGTTGATCGGTTTCGATTAATAAAtgttatcttaataatttattttttattttttatattaatattatagtaatttgtATTGTTAATAGTGAGATGACAGATAATGtagatgataatttgattatcgtttttaacataatattaaaaagattattaaggtatgattgattttattacagttatatttttatttattagttttttaaaataaaaataccctcatgtttaattgatataataagtaatataaaaaaatattttaaaataattatattaacgaatatttaagtaaactaatttattagtattttttattatttttaatcaaacataataattatttatacttgtttaattttatcaaatataataattatttatatttaatatttttaatattttaatttttgtaataaaatattattactcaaatcaaGAGGCAGCTAAAACTTATGGATTGATATATTGAGAatgtaattttgttaaaaataaaagaagtatACGTGTGCCACGTCTTCTTTTAATAGATTTctgattttcaaatataaaaacaggattttatattaatttaaaagtaaaatgtaaTTAGTATAATTTTGTGATGTACTTGAAAGCCAAGCGAGAAAGAGGAAGCGTTCTTAAAGTCCCAAAGACTacccatttaatttaatttaatttaatttatcaacaaatttaatttacgTTTTGcaatagatattaatttttaatatcacaACATGGgtgtaaatgaaaattttatcatagaGAGATTGATGTTTTACCATTCGAAGGATAACTAATATTTGATCATATGaaaggtaaattgatatttttctatattcatatagacttatttttttaaaaattattcttacatttagtgataaaatttctaattaCTTTAAGATTATATAATCGCAATTGTTAGTCgatcaaattaagaaaaagaaatcaaataaacaaaatcttgACCACATCGGGGCTGAATCTCATTCATACCTGGCCACATAAAGATTTGCTAATACAAACCattattaaaatgttatgtaaattaaacaaaactcCAAATATTCCCACattatgataatacattatcatttCTTCCATATAGGGCAAAATCATCAGTTAGATTGTCAAATCAAAGTTGACATGTATATGTTGGGAACGAATGATGGCCTCTCTCACCAAATCATCAAAGTGGGATAGTAAGACAATCCTAAGTCGTAAACCACTCTTCTTACTATTATGTACAAGAAAACCCCTGAATAAATAATTGCACAAAAATATTCCTCCACAAACATAATTCAACAACAATATGAATCTGAGTCATACTGCCAATGATTTCATGAAGCAAGGTGCCAACCAAATTGATTGTCTAAACAAGTTTGGTCTACCAAAcaccaaatttttttaacaagagttatatttcattttttattgaagcAAACAAATAATGGGCATTGCATATGCCTTTTAAGCAGCTGCAAGGCACACCGACATAACCCTTCAGTTTTACactttttcaatatatctaaatattaaatacttttacacATGTAAATGaatattgagtttatttttacaaaatgtgACCACCCccaaaaaaatctcataatgGTGTTCTTCCTTTCTCTAACAACAAAGcaattaaattcattaatatttgTCGTTTGAATATAATCATCATAGATACTAAAAAAGCACAATACTTAATCTCACCACAGGATATCTCCATATCCCAATCAGGGCCACCAATGGACCAAGTTTTCCGAATATCACATGACACTTAAGCCTGCAAGATGCCCACCATGAAAAAATAATGTCAAGAGTATGCATGATGAATATTAAAGACTATATACGCCACTTGAGAAAGACAAGGAATAAAATCATAGCAATTGAGAATGAGGAAAACAGTGTAAATTGTCATAACCTGAAATAAAAGGAAATTGGTTTCTACAAGTAAAATGTGTCAGTCCCGGAGGCCAAGTTCAACCTCAAGCTCATCATCCTCctcaaacaacttcaaaagaCGAGCATATtgctcttctcttttcttcttttgccatagcttgaaaaggaaaaaagaaaacaaacccaCTGCCACAACTGCAAGTAAGACAATTAGTACCTTGGCCCCAGTTTTGCTACCGGAAGTAGCATGACTTTCAGCTTGGTTCCCctgttttgaatttgaagtgtCATTGGCCAAGGctgaaaaaataacataaaaaggTTATCAGTAAAAATTCTTATCAGAAATTGTAATCTGACACCAATTCAGCTCAACATAGCAATGCTTATGATAGGCTTAAAGATTCCGAAAGTGGAGATCATGCTAGACATGAACTCAGTAAACAGAAATAAAGCACTGCTTCCATTCACTTCAGCCAGAAATCAGTGTTAATATAATGAACAGTAGCTACTACAAACAAAAGCCTGCACCTCAAGAAAATAGAATGGATGGAGTTGTGCAGCTCCATATGTTTGTATTTTCCCTAAACATCATCTAAATAAATTGCAGCTAAAATAAAGATAACCTGCTTATTAAGCATATAGTGCATTTATAAGAAGGTTTATCCTCAACTCTCAAGATTCAGACATGTGATGACTGTTGAAGTATCTGAAGGCAAACAGAACTATAGATGCATGCATACATCAAAGTATAAGAGGATCACACTCTGACTGCTTCATCCGCAGCAATTGCTTAGAGTAGGAATTAATTTTAAAGCCTTATATAAACACTGTAATACCAGTCTTCTAAATAAAGTTGTTTGAGAACATTTCAGCACTAAAACCCTTTTGGTGCATCTAATAACACTTTCTTTCGCCACATTTATCATGCATTAATCTGCATTGTAACGTGCAGCACTTCACGAAATAAGTTGATGTTATATGTAAAACAGGTTCAATTCATAAGATTAAAGAAACTTCAATGAAAGTAGCCAAATCCCATGAACACGTCCCAGTGAAGCCACAACTCCCCATAACCATACCCCACATCAATTAATATTACATTATC contains:
- the LOC123213020 gene encoding protein ANTHESIS POMOTING FACTOR 1, whose amino-acid sequence is MVGTQSERDDKVSLELSEEILQSMEVGMAFRDYIGRISSMDFHKTSGFLVTASDDESIRLYDVSTATCLKTINSKKYGVDLVCFTAQPTTVIYSSKNGWDESLRLLSLHDNKYLRYFKGHHDRVVSLSLCSRKECFISGSLDRTVLLWDQRAEKCQGLLRVQGRPATAYDDQGLVFAVAFGGYIRMFDARKYEKGPFEIFSVGGDVSDANVVQFSNDGRLMLLTTMGGHIHVLDSFRGTLLSTYNVKPVSSNSTLEASFSPEGMFVVSGSGDGSVYAWSVRSGKEVASWMSTENEPPVIKWAPGNLMFATGSSELSFWIPDLSKLGAYVGRK